Genomic segment of Triticum aestivum cultivar Chinese Spring chromosome 6A, IWGSC CS RefSeq v2.1, whole genome shotgun sequence:
AGTAGTAGTATTCCAAATGttcacaagtgcattgcttttttctCACTTTTTCTATCATAAATatccacaagtgcattgcttttctCATTTTTATCACTTTTGCCATCATAAACTTGGTTCTGTTCCTATTTATGTCCAGTACTGTTTATGGTAACTTGTTGTTTAATTACAATGCTGCTTTTCAGAGAAGTGAGATGGCTggcttggaaggtttcgagttcttcgagatcgtaattgagaaatcttgcagtaggcaggtatatttatcatcactcatttctttatcatcactctgttgtctagtgcttgattgccacaattaaccactgcttgaccctcgctgcagaggctgcctgacaagttTGCGAAGATCCTCGCCGGCCGTGAGCCCCACAAAGTGAAGCTGCAGGAGGCCGGCAACGGGCTTCACAGGCTGTGGGACGTGTTGGTGGTGTTCGATGGTGAAGGCCACATGTACCTAGGGCCCGGCTAGGAGCATTTCACCCGGGCCCATGAGCTACAGctcgggtacttccttgtcttctGCTATGACGGCGACACCATGTtcaccgtgaagatgttcgacaacaccatgtgccgcatgtactaccagcacgacgacgatgctagtaagctctctgcctctcttcttcctatccttttggcttcctctacctgcacgacgacaacaccatgttcacactttgttgcatttggccaggcaatgggagcagcagcggggatgatgaggagcagagcggggatgacgaggagcagcctATTCTTTCTGACAACGACCATGCTATgatggtggctgacgacgaccctgctatggtggtggcggatgacgacctttctatggtggtggcggacgatgatcttgctatggtggtggcggacgacgaccttgctatggtggtggcggacgacgacctcgcgatggtggtggctccTGCAATCCCACAGCTTGGCGacaggaccatgccaattgtggtagaggagtacatccgtgttgggattcgccactctgagcgcatcaggttgatgaaggagaagaaggaggagtgaagatgttaagaaaatgaagtggcaatgttaagcatgttaggtttaagcttgttagtgtaatctgaacatgtcaatgttaagtatgtcagatttaatttt
This window contains:
- the LOC123130929 gene encoding WD repeat-containing protein JIP5-like, which produces MFTVKMFDNTMCRMYYQHDDDASNGSSSGDDEEQSGDDEEQPILSDNDHAMMVADDDPAMVVADDDLSMVVADDDLAMVVADDDLAMVVADDDLAMVVAPAIPQLGDRTMPIVVEEYIRVGIRHSERIRLMKEKKEE